Proteins from a genomic interval of Stenotrophomonas sp. WZN-1:
- a CDS encoding PilZ domain-containing protein, whose translation MTLLPTTSLHHPAESELFDETLSCELALPAEFQAGSAAGRTSSAEGLLRSLALVEDSRVDEHDERNEASLQLQRLEAKLDLAMVLLGRLVRQQGQELTLRPVRWSRRGIRLQLGPRSGASPGQAGVVRLQPSDWLPDHIDLPVEVIAEAADGSGGHFLWLRFQRLGDGLEMAMERHLFRLHRRQVAEARRAR comes from the coding sequence ATGACCTTGCTGCCGACCACCTCGCTGCACCACCCGGCCGAAAGCGAGCTGTTCGACGAGACGCTCAGCTGCGAACTGGCCCTGCCCGCAGAATTCCAGGCGGGCAGCGCGGCTGGCCGCACCAGCAGCGCCGAAGGCCTGCTGCGCAGCCTGGCGCTGGTCGAGGACAGCCGCGTCGACGAGCATGACGAACGCAACGAAGCCAGCCTGCAGCTGCAGCGCCTGGAAGCCAAGCTGGACCTGGCGATGGTGCTGCTCGGCCGGCTGGTGCGCCAGCAGGGACAGGAGCTGACCCTGCGCCCGGTGCGCTGGTCGCGCCGAGGCATCCGCCTGCAGCTGGGCCCGCGCAGTGGCGCCAGCCCCGGCCAGGCCGGCGTGGTGCGCCTGCAGCCCAGCGACTGGCTGCCCGACCACATCGACCTGCCGGTGGAAGTCATCGCCGAGGCGGCCGACGGCAGTGGCGGCCACTTCCTGTGGCTGCGCTTCCAGCGCCTGGGCGACGGCCTGGAGATGGCGATGGAACGGCACCTGTTC
- the fliS gene encoding flagellar export chaperone FliS, giving the protein MYGSSRQYAEQYRQVGVTSAVADADPHKLVAMLLAGALERVRRALASLERGDQAGKGKAIGEVCAIVGHLNGSLDHEAGGEIAGNLSALYDYVLQRLTEANLHNDRAALDESLQLLGEIDSAWNAIPHEQRRPAAVAP; this is encoded by the coding sequence ATGTACGGTTCCAGCCGTCAATATGCCGAGCAGTACCGCCAGGTGGGAGTGACCAGTGCGGTCGCCGATGCCGATCCGCACAAGCTGGTGGCGATGCTGCTGGCCGGTGCGCTGGAGCGCGTGCGGCGTGCCCTGGCAAGCCTCGAGCGTGGCGACCAGGCCGGCAAGGGCAAGGCGATCGGCGAAGTCTGCGCGATCGTCGGCCACCTCAACGGCTCGCTGGACCATGAGGCCGGTGGCGAGATCGCCGGCAACCTGTCGGCACTCTATGACTACGTGCTGCAGCGCCTGACCGAGGCCAACCTGCACAACGACCGTGCCGCGCTGGATGAATCGCTGCAGCTGCTGGGCGAGATCGACAGCGCCTGGAATGCGATCCCGCACGAACAGCGCCGCCCGGCCGCGGTGGCACCATGA
- the fliD gene encoding flagellar filament capping protein FliD: protein MADFGYGGIGSGLDISSIVNQLVAADRKPADNALNLQQSKAKMQLSSIGTVTAAFDKLKTALTALKATTAFDTRTVTATGKAGPTNADDVLTASVALYDVGTTKAAASNGTHQVEVKSLATAHKLIADTSFPKTDTFGAGTLTLTVGVGDKAKTMNVAVEDGDTLTTIRNKIDAAGRKEGVQATLISSGDNQYLSIAQEKTGAANAIKLEYGGSDPKLGALVGSLKENTPAADAELTIDGVKVVSASNTVTDAVPGLTLNLKVPGKSTVVISTDTAAATKVMQEFVTAYNAAIAAINTETKYDAKTKEAATLTGDAQMRGASSQLRSVMSGVLKALSADGLDPKVLGLQTRGYPNADGTLVLDTTKFAAALASQPEKIRSAITGDTGGAGTLYTMVDGYVSTTVGKEGAFVARTKGLNTTLDNIDKRRKDLDTRMKSVEERYKKQFLALDSLMGKLQQSNTALQQQLAQLNR, encoded by the coding sequence GTGGCAGACTTTGGATACGGTGGCATCGGCTCGGGACTGGATATTTCCAGCATCGTCAACCAGCTGGTCGCAGCTGACCGCAAGCCCGCCGACAATGCGCTGAACCTGCAGCAGTCCAAGGCCAAGATGCAGCTGTCGTCGATCGGCACCGTCACTGCGGCGTTCGACAAGCTGAAGACTGCGCTGACCGCGCTCAAGGCCACCACCGCCTTCGACACCCGTACCGTGACCGCGACCGGCAAGGCTGGCCCGACCAACGCCGACGACGTGCTGACGGCATCGGTGGCCCTGTATGACGTCGGCACGACCAAGGCGGCGGCTTCCAACGGCACGCACCAGGTGGAAGTGAAATCCCTCGCCACCGCGCACAAGTTGATTGCCGACACCTCGTTCCCGAAGACCGACACCTTCGGCGCCGGAACCTTGACGCTGACCGTAGGCGTTGGCGACAAGGCCAAGACCATGAACGTGGCGGTGGAGGACGGCGATACGCTGACCACCATCCGCAACAAGATCGATGCCGCGGGCCGCAAGGAAGGCGTGCAGGCGACGCTGATCAGCTCCGGCGACAACCAGTACCTGTCGATCGCCCAGGAAAAGACCGGCGCCGCCAATGCGATCAAGCTGGAATATGGTGGCAGTGACCCCAAGCTGGGCGCGCTGGTCGGCAGCCTGAAAGAGAACACGCCTGCAGCAGACGCCGAACTGACCATCGATGGCGTGAAGGTGGTCAGCGCCAGCAATACGGTGACCGATGCCGTGCCGGGCCTGACCCTGAATCTCAAGGTTCCCGGCAAGAGCACGGTGGTGATCAGTACCGACACGGCTGCCGCGACCAAGGTCATGCAGGAGTTCGTGACCGCCTACAACGCGGCGATCGCAGCGATCAATACCGAAACCAAGTACGACGCCAAGACCAAGGAAGCCGCCACGCTGACTGGCGACGCGCAGATGCGTGGTGCCTCCAGCCAGTTGCGCTCGGTGATGTCGGGGGTGTTGAAGGCGCTTTCCGCCGATGGCCTGGACCCGAAGGTGCTGGGCCTGCAGACGCGCGGGTATCCGAACGCCGACGGCACCCTGGTGCTGGACACCACCAAGTTTGCCGCCGCGCTGGCCAGCCAGCCTGAAAAGATCCGCTCGGCCATCACCGGCGATACCGGCGGCGCAGGCACGCTGTACACCATGGTCGACGGCTACGTCAGCACCACGGTCGGCAAGGAAGGCGCCTTCGTCGCCCGCACCAAGGGCCTGAACACCACGCTGGACAACATCGACAAGCGCCGCAAGGACCTCGACACGCGCATGAAGAGCGTGGAAGAGCGCTACAAGAAACAGTTCCTGGCGCTGGACAGCCTGATGGGCAAGCTGCAGCAGAGCAATACCGCGCTGCAGCAGCAGCTGGCACAGTTGAACCGCTGA
- a CDS encoding flagellin — protein MAQVINTNTMSLNAQRNLSTSGSSLATTIQRLSSGSRINSAKDDAAGLAISERFGTQIRGTDVAIRNANDGISLAQVAEGSLTEIGNNLQRVRELSVQASNATNSASDRKALQAEVTQLVSEIDRVAKQSDFNGTKLLDGTFSSQLFQVGANAGQAIAIDKTIDAKAGSLGTSTFATGATAALAASTDGARFSGTVMGVDIGTVEVKAGATTADASKAVATAINAKIGEAGIYAEANADGSLKLSSVKEGKAVATADIALMRSDYDATAKTWGTAAAAGAYTAGTDTSANVQKLDVSTVLGAQQALEVVDKALGAINSTRADLGAIQNRFTSVVANLQTSSENLSASRSRIKDTDFAKETAELTRTQILQQAGTAMLAQANQVPQGVLSLLR, from the coding sequence ATGGCACAAGTCATCAACACCAACACCATGTCCCTGAATGCTCAGCGCAACCTGAGCACCAGCGGCAGCTCGCTGGCCACCACCATCCAGCGCCTGTCCTCCGGTTCGCGCATCAACAGCGCCAAGGACGACGCCGCCGGCCTGGCGATCTCCGAGCGCTTCGGCACGCAGATCCGCGGTACCGACGTCGCCATCCGCAATGCCAACGACGGTATCTCGCTGGCCCAGGTAGCAGAAGGTTCGCTGACCGAGATCGGCAACAACCTGCAGCGCGTCCGCGAGCTGTCGGTGCAGGCCTCCAACGCCACCAACTCGGCCAGCGACCGCAAGGCACTGCAGGCCGAAGTGACCCAGCTGGTCTCGGAAATCGACCGCGTTGCCAAGCAGTCGGACTTCAACGGCACCAAGCTGCTGGACGGCACCTTCTCCAGCCAGCTGTTCCAGGTTGGCGCCAATGCCGGCCAGGCCATCGCCATCGACAAGACCATCGATGCCAAGGCCGGCTCGCTGGGCACCTCGACCTTCGCCACCGGTGCGACCGCTGCCCTGGCCGCCAGCACCGACGGTGCCCGCTTCTCCGGCACCGTGATGGGTGTGGACATCGGCACGGTTGAAGTGAAGGCCGGCGCCACCACGGCGGATGCCTCCAAGGCCGTCGCCACCGCCATCAACGCCAAGATCGGCGAGGCCGGCATCTACGCCGAAGCCAATGCCGACGGCTCCTTGAAGCTGAGCTCGGTGAAGGAAGGCAAGGCTGTCGCCACCGCCGATATCGCCCTGATGCGCAGCGACTACGACGCGACCGCCAAGACCTGGGGCACCGCGGCGGCTGCGGGCGCCTACACCGCCGGCACCGACACCTCGGCCAACGTGCAGAAGCTGGACGTGAGCACCGTGCTCGGCGCCCAGCAGGCGCTGGAAGTGGTCGACAAGGCCCTGGGTGCGATCAACAGCACCCGCGCCGACCTCGGTGCGATCCAGAACCGCTTCACCTCGGTCGTGGCCAACCTGCAGACCTCGTCGGAAAACCTGTCGGCTTCGCGCAGCCGCATCAAGGACACCGACTTCGCCAAGGAAACCGCGGAGCTGACCCGCACCCAGATCCTGCAGCAGGCCGGTACGGCCATGCTGGCCCAGGCCAACCAGGTGCCGCAGGGCGTGCTCAGCCTGCTGCGCTGA
- a CDS encoding flagellin gives MAQVINTNTMSLNAQRNLSTSGSSLATTIQRLSSGSRINSAKDDAAGLAISERFGTQIRGTDVAIRNANDGISLAQVAEGSLTEIGNNLQRVRELSVQASNATNSASDRKALQAEVTQLVSEIDRVAKQSDFNGTKLLDGSFSSQLFQVGANAGQAIAIDKTIDAKANALGGARFDTNSLALADPGTNADFSTSGLSINGVAIADVSVKQGADAAATGKASREALVTAINAKIGETGVYAEVNGTTGVTLTSVKDSTNADGSFKAITATPGTWTGATAPTFTATTAATAPAAKYASNLDVSTVKGAQQAMEIVDKALGAINSTRADLGAVQNRFTSVVANLQTSSENLSASRSRIKDTDFAKETAELTRTQILQQAGTAMLAQANQVPQGVLSLLR, from the coding sequence ATGGCACAAGTCATCAACACCAATACGATGTCGTTGAATGCTCAGCGTAACCTGAGCACCAGCGGCAGCTCGCTGGCTACCACCATCCAGCGCCTGTCCTCCGGTTCGCGCATCAACAGCGCCAAGGACGACGCCGCCGGCCTGGCGATCTCCGAGCGCTTCGGCACGCAGATCCGCGGTACCGACGTCGCCATCCGCAATGCCAACGACGGCATCTCGCTGGCCCAGGTCGCCGAAGGTTCGCTGACCGAAATCGGCAACAACCTGCAGCGCGTCCGCGAGCTGTCGGTGCAGGCCTCCAACGCCACCAACTCGGCCAGCGACCGCAAGGCACTGCAGGCCGAAGTGACCCAGCTGGTCTCGGAAATCGACCGCGTCGCCAAGCAGTCGGACTTCAACGGCACCAAGCTGCTGGACGGTTCGTTCTCCAGCCAGCTGTTCCAGGTCGGCGCCAACGCCGGCCAGGCCATCGCCATCGACAAGACCATCGATGCCAAGGCCAATGCCCTGGGCGGCGCCAGGTTCGACACCAACTCGCTGGCCCTCGCGGACCCGGGCACCAACGCTGATTTCAGCACCAGCGGCCTGTCCATCAACGGCGTGGCCATCGCCGACGTCTCGGTCAAGCAGGGCGCCGATGCTGCTGCTACCGGCAAGGCCTCGCGTGAAGCGCTGGTGACCGCGATCAACGCCAAGATCGGCGAGACCGGCGTCTACGCTGAAGTGAATGGCACCACCGGCGTGACCCTGACCTCGGTCAAGGACAGCACCAACGCCGACGGCTCCTTCAAGGCCATCACCGCGACCCCGGGCACCTGGACCGGTGCCACCGCGCCGACCTTCACCGCCACCACCGCTGCTACGGCTCCGGCTGCGAAGTACGCCAGCAACCTGGACGTCAGCACCGTGAAGGGCGCCCAGCAGGCGATGGAAATCGTCGACAAGGCCCTGGGTGCGATCAACAGCACCCGCGCCGACCTCGGTGCGGTCCAGAACCGCTTCACCTCGGTCGTGGCCAACCTGCAGACCTCGTCGGAGAACCTGTCGGCTTCGCGCAGCCGCATCAAGGACACCGACTTCGCCAAGGAAACCGCCGAACTGACCCGCACCCAGATCCTGCAGCAGGCCGGCACGGCCATGCTGGCCCAGGCCAACCAGGTGCCGCAGGGCGTGCTCAGCCTGCTGCGCTGA